From Tachysurus fulvidraco isolate hzauxx_2018 chromosome 10, HZAU_PFXX_2.0, whole genome shotgun sequence, one genomic window encodes:
- the LOC125145769 gene encoding uncharacterized protein LOC125145769 isoform X1 has product MFSGGCVLDMAEFLSGFNLQLMIGVISLSLLQNISADLLSVDPGENVTLFCNITDYSEISWYHINSAGVRQIISTSKGNLDNLFQIVHNDDKSHFAITEISSSVSLVIIGVRDTDLGFYYCGGRKKEHNQFGKVISLNFTGGSNKIAPSPDSQQVGGNGNCWIIVLCTMIVILVMTICMCVFCCRIQGKLNLSCCSHSTDSTEKEENIHYASVQYKRKFRSANNNSRPDLDSVTYATVASQPQRH; this is encoded by the exons ATGTTCAGTGGAGGATGTGTGTTAGACATGGCAGAGTTCCTGAGTGGGTTTAATCTACAGCTGATGATTG GTGTCATCAGTCTGAGTCTCCTTCAGAACATTTCAGCTGATCTGTTATCTgttgatcctggagaaaacgTCACTCTGTTCTGTAACATCACTGATTATTCAGAGATATCGTGGTATCACATAAACTCAGCAGGCGTGAGGCAGATTATATCGACCTCAAAAGGGAATCTGGACAATCTATTTCAAATTGTTCATAATGATGATAAGAGTCACTTTGCTATAACAGAAATCAGCAGTTCAGTCAGTTTAGTGATTATTGGAGTTAGAGACACAGATCTGGGATTTTATTACTGTGGAGGTCGAAAAAAGGAACACAATCAGTTTGGGAAAGTCATCAGTCTGAACTTTACAG gtgGCAGCAATAAGATTGCTCCTTCACCAGATTCACAGCAGGTTGGGGGAAATGGGAACTGCTGGATTATCGTGTTATGTACTATGATTGTAATTCTTGTAATGAccatctgcatgtgtgtgttttgctgcaGGATACAAG GAAAATTAAATTTATCATGCTGCAGTCACTCTACTGACTCCACTGAAAAG GAAGAAAACATTCATTATGccagtgttcagtacaaaaGAAAATTCAGATCTGCAAACAACAACTCAAGACCTGATCTGGACAGTGTGACCTACGCAACAGTCGCCTCACAGCcacagagacactga
- the LOC125145769 gene encoding uncharacterized protein LOC125145769 isoform X2 codes for MNLLSSCGVDLSGVISLSLLQNISADLLSVDPGENVTLFCNITDYSEISWYHINSAGVRQIISTSKGNLDNLFQIVHNDDKSHFAITEISSSVSLVIIGVRDTDLGFYYCGGRKKEHNQFGKVISLNFTGGSNKIAPSPDSQQVGGNGNCWIIVLCTMIVILVMTICMCVFCCRIQGKLNLSCCSHSTDSTEKEENIHYASVQYKRKFRSANNNSRPDLDSVTYATVASQPQRH; via the exons ATGAATCTTCTCTCTTCATGTGGTGTTGATCTTTCAGGTGTCATCAGTCTGAGTCTCCTTCAGAACATTTCAGCTGATCTGTTATCTgttgatcctggagaaaacgTCACTCTGTTCTGTAACATCACTGATTATTCAGAGATATCGTGGTATCACATAAACTCAGCAGGCGTGAGGCAGATTATATCGACCTCAAAAGGGAATCTGGACAATCTATTTCAAATTGTTCATAATGATGATAAGAGTCACTTTGCTATAACAGAAATCAGCAGTTCAGTCAGTTTAGTGATTATTGGAGTTAGAGACACAGATCTGGGATTTTATTACTGTGGAGGTCGAAAAAAGGAACACAATCAGTTTGGGAAAGTCATCAGTCTGAACTTTACAG gtgGCAGCAATAAGATTGCTCCTTCACCAGATTCACAGCAGGTTGGGGGAAATGGGAACTGCTGGATTATCGTGTTATGTACTATGATTGTAATTCTTGTAATGAccatctgcatgtgtgtgttttgctgcaGGATACAAG GAAAATTAAATTTATCATGCTGCAGTCACTCTACTGACTCCACTGAAAAG GAAGAAAACATTCATTATGccagtgttcagtacaaaaGAAAATTCAGATCTGCAAACAACAACTCAAGACCTGATCTGGACAGTGTGACCTACGCAACAGTCGCCTCACAGCcacagagacactga